The genomic segment TCATATCTTGCCATTAATTATCTGGACCGCTTCCTTTACTTCCATTCACTATCGGTAAAATAACATTCAACTTTTtattaacatataaaaaaaataacataatttgtataattatgattAGGTTTTGGTAATGTAGGAAGGGAAGCCATGGATCTTGAGGCTGATTGCTGTTTCTTGTGTTTCATTAGCATTGAAGATGAGCAAAACAGAGTACTCTGTTACTGGCATTCAGGTACTTTATTCTTCTAATGCTAGTTGAAACTACCAATTATCAAATACAATTGCTTAATGTTACACATTTGCTACAGCAAGATGGTGGTATAATATTTGATACAAAGACGATAAAGCGTATGGAGTTTTTGATTCTTGGGGGCCTAAAATGGAGAATGCGCTCAATCACTCCCTTCGCTTTCATTAATTTCTTCATATCTTTGTTCAAATTCAAAGATCTGCCGTTACAACAAGCACTCAAAGGTAGAGCCACTGAGATTATATTCACAGCTCAAAATGGTAAGTTAATTCGTCACAAATGACTAATTAGTCAGAATACACCATCAACAATTTTTACACCATCATCCAAATTAATGGATACGTAAAGACATTTGATAGTATAAAAATCGTTTACAAATTGATGTATATTACTTAAGCTCATTATCACTTTAAATATCTCATtaatcttcttttgttttttcattttagaGATCAAGATTTTGCAGTTCAAGCCATCAATAATCTCAGCTTCAGCTCTTCTCTCTGCTTCTCACGAGCTTTTCCCATTACAATTCCCATGCTATAAATCTGCTATCCTAAACTGTTCATATGTACATAAGGTAATTCATATTCTTGCTCAAtttcgtttttatttttttctttttagctggtttgtagtttttttatttctttattaagcacattcattccattcattttgttcttttcaaaaagaaaaaaaaaacagtcaaTAATGTTCACGATCTTTTTCTACCTAAGACAAGTGTAATAAGCATAGTGCATAGTACAGGATAACTATATGTtgataaattataaataatgaACGTTATGA from the Lycium ferocissimum isolate CSIRO_LF1 chromosome 11, AGI_CSIRO_Lferr_CH_V1, whole genome shotgun sequence genome contains:
- the LOC132037284 gene encoding putative cyclin-D6-1, which codes for MDFDLENPLPFSHDPTHADTISTLFNIEIDHMPSKPYHQKLENSDFRITIRETTISIILQISHPFDPFLSYLAINYLDRFLYFHSLSEGKPWILRLIAVSCVSLALKMSKTEYSVTGIQQDGGIIFDTKTIKRMEFLILGGLKWRMRSITPFAFINFFISLFKFKDLPLQQALKGRATEIIFTAQNEIKILQFKPSIISASALLSASHELFPLQFPCYKSAILNCSYVHKDDLLSCYNVMQEIAKEGYESVLGIASSTSTPVNVLDLHSWSSDNEPIEDNTILNANSNARQENNFKRRKIITTTIE